aaaatatttcaaagtaaTATTTACAAGAGGCATGGGCCTTTGCTATTTTTCAATGTATAAAATTACACGACATGCAGCCGCGATACAACGGCTTGCCGCACAGCGTTATCACACTCGAGAAGGGTCCTTGGACGGCGCTTGATAAGTGAGCGCTTATTGTCCCTCGTTTTATGTCCCgcagcaagcaagcaagaaCCTTGCGCCTCAGTTTCATTGACCTGCGCGCAAGCCGCATATAATTGACTAATTGCTTCAAGTCACACTCGCTTAGCCCTTTCGCCGACGGAACTTACGTAAAACAAACGCTCCAAAAAGCTTAATTGCTATGTTCTCAAGCATTTCGGCAGTGTCCGATGTTGTGCTAATCCACTGTCTTTCATTTCTCAATTCATCGCAGACACGCAAATAAGATTCCCGCTTATTCCAACAAATAACTGCGGAATGAACTGAAATTTACTGGTGGCAAATTCAGCTGAATCCTCTTGTTCATTCGTCCACTAACAATCCACACTCAGTGTATTGGCATATTTCGGTTTGTTGGATTCAGTTAGGGTAAGTGTTTCGCTATCTCCATTCGCTGCATTTTCATCAGTGGTGGCTTCAACATCTGGGTTCTCATCAACCTCGTTTAGTGTCGCTTCCGCTCGTTGATCTTCGTACCGTTTCGTTTGCTGGTACCACAACATAGCAACCACCGACTCAATGCCCTGGTGCCCATGCGTGTTATCTTCTATCTGTTTCTCATTCCAGCCATTACCTTTCTCTTTCTCCGACTTCAGTGGCTGATAAGTACGCAGCCTTAGTCGCGTACAATCCCGCAACCTTTTCCTCAACAAGAACAGCCGTATCGCTTTTTGGATCCTTAATGCCGCACTAATTTCAACTGAATGATGCTCTGCAAGAGAGCTGATAGTGTCCTCTTTCTTCCGCATATGTTGGAAGTTTTCCTCCAGACGATCAACCAACATTTTCAAGTCTTCTTCCTCGTGTCCCTCCAACCCTCCGATGGCTCGCCGGACAAGCGCCTGCATAAGATCCAAGCAATAAATGCGAAATCCCGCCTTAATCGGAACATGAAGCGTGCCAAACAGATGTCTGTTTGGCTTAGGAATCTGTAATGGCGGCTCCAAGGCATCCAAAAAGTCGCTAAGTTGGTGCAAAGCAATGAAGTGCGATGCATTAGGGTCAAATTCCTCCCAGACTTGGATAAATGTTTCCAGATCGTCATCGGACACGCCAATTTCTTCCTGAGATTGTGCCTCGTTGAAATTCTCTAAAATAACTGCTATAT
This genomic window from Acropora muricata isolate sample 2 chromosome 2, ASM3666990v1, whole genome shotgun sequence contains:
- the LOC136908919 gene encoding sodium channel protein 1 brain-like produces the protein MIFSPGLLRVVRVFRLGRLLRFFEGAKGVRRLLFTLVKSLPGLVNIAMLLFLIIFIYAIIGMSSFGYVKKTNGITDVVNFETFGSSILLLFRVGTAAGWNTILDPLMVTPPDCNEEPAGGGPGDCGNRILAVIFFVTYILIIFLIMINMYIAVILENFNEAQSQEEIGVSDDDLETFIQVWEEFDPNASHFIALHQLSDFLDALEPPLQIPKPNRHLFGTLHVPIKAGFRIYCLDLMQALVRRAIGGLEGHEEEDLKMLVDRLEENFQHMRKKEDTISSLAEHHSVEISAALRIQKAIRLFLLRKRLRDCTRLRLRTYQPLKSEKEKGNGWNEKQIEDNTHGHQGIESVVAMLWYQQTKRYEDQRAEATLNEVDENPDVEATTDENAANGDSETLTLTESNKPKYANTLSVDC